One segment of Spirosoma agri DNA contains the following:
- a CDS encoding ThuA domain-containing protein: protein MKPLVASLLLMLLSAYALLAQSPQKGKHSIIRTLIVDGQNTHEQWPKITFMMKRYLEETGKFSVDVQRSYYTWNGQELMDDYKIPSVRATKALPIARADSSFHPDFSSYDLVVCNFGWHAAPWSDQTQRDFDHFIKKGGGLVVIHAADNSFPHWPAYNKMIGLGGWGDRTEKDGPYVYYNHEGKLVRDAQAGLAGSHGAQQEILLTVRQTNHPITKGMPLTWMHTKDELYDRLRGPAEHMRVLATAYSSKDNKGTDRHEPMLMTINYGKGRIFHTPLGHMDYSVECVGFITCLLRGAQWAATGKVDIPIPPDFPTPTATSKRRFVK, encoded by the coding sequence ATGAAACCGCTAGTCGCTAGTCTACTGCTGATGCTCCTTAGTGCCTATGCTCTTCTGGCTCAGTCACCCCAAAAAGGAAAGCATTCAATCATTCGCACACTCATCGTCGATGGACAGAATACCCACGAACAATGGCCCAAAATCACCTTTATGATGAAGCGTTACCTGGAAGAAACAGGTAAGTTTTCGGTCGATGTACAGCGCTCGTATTATACCTGGAATGGCCAGGAGTTGATGGACGACTATAAAATTCCGAGTGTCCGGGCAACCAAAGCCTTACCCATCGCTCGAGCTGACTCGAGCTTCCATCCCGACTTCTCCAGTTACGACTTGGTCGTCTGCAATTTTGGCTGGCATGCCGCCCCCTGGTCCGATCAGACGCAACGTGATTTTGACCACTTTATCAAAAAGGGGGGTGGTCTTGTCGTCATCCATGCGGCCGACAACTCGTTTCCACATTGGCCCGCCTACAACAAAATGATCGGCCTAGGTGGCTGGGGCGATCGTACCGAAAAAGACGGCCCCTATGTATATTATAACCATGAAGGAAAACTAGTTAGAGACGCCCAGGCCGGGCTGGCCGGATCGCACGGGGCGCAGCAGGAGATTCTCTTGACGGTTCGGCAGACAAACCACCCCATTACCAAAGGCATGCCGCTCACCTGGATGCACACCAAAGACGAACTGTACGACCGCCTGCGCGGGCCTGCCGAGCACATGCGTGTGCTGGCCACGGCGTACTCATCGAAAGACAATAAAGGCACCGATCGCCATGAACCTATGTTGATGACGATCAACTATGGGAAAGGGCGAATTTTTCATACCCCTCTGGGTCATATGGATTATTCGGTTGAGTGCGTTGGGTTCATCACTTGCCTGCTGCGGGGGGCTCAGTGGGCTGCCACCGGCAAAGTCGACATTCCCATTCCCCCGGATTTTCCTACCCCCACTGCCACGAGTAAACGGCGCTTTGTCAAGTAA
- a CDS encoding efflux RND transporter periplasmic adaptor subunit, translating into MHLYSVLRLGLHVALITGMGFLLSQCGNSSAEKSRMDEAPVEEEIRYEAIRVAASRPASELNLPGELESYYETDLYPRVSSYVKALHVDIGDQVRKGQVLAELEAPELTANLTEAYSKVKAAEAVYGASKGIFLRVLRTSRTLGAISPVDLETARTKAISDSLGVVAANAHYSSVQQLVSYLKITAPFTGVITDRRLSPGAFVGPGGQNGVPMLKIKQLDRLRLRIAVPEAYLGDIRRGNPVQFSVRSFPNQTFTGRINRIANSVRPETRSELVEIDFQNKGGKLKPGMFASVRLPVSSSREGSLYVPKSAVISTLDQTFVQKVVAGKAVRVSVQKGDDSAGQMQIFGDLKAGDVILKTASEDLADRAPVKTQLVSR; encoded by the coding sequence ATGCATCTATATTCTGTTCTCCGCCTTGGTTTGCACGTAGCGCTTATTACCGGTATGGGATTTCTGTTGAGCCAGTGCGGTAACTCATCCGCCGAAAAAAGCCGGATGGACGAAGCGCCCGTTGAGGAAGAAATTCGGTACGAAGCCATTCGGGTGGCGGCTTCCCGGCCCGCATCGGAGCTAAACCTGCCGGGTGAGCTGGAAAGCTATTACGAAACGGACCTGTACCCTCGCGTTAGTAGCTACGTCAAAGCGCTGCACGTCGATATTGGTGATCAAGTCAGGAAAGGGCAGGTCCTGGCCGAGCTGGAAGCCCCCGAACTGACGGCCAACCTGACCGAAGCGTATTCGAAAGTGAAAGCCGCTGAAGCCGTTTACGGAGCCAGTAAAGGCATTTTTCTGCGCGTACTGCGGACCAGCCGCACATTAGGAGCCATTTCGCCCGTCGATCTGGAAACGGCCCGAACCAAAGCCATATCGGATAGTCTGGGCGTCGTGGCGGCTAATGCCCATTATAGTTCGGTGCAGCAACTGGTGAGTTATCTCAAAATTACGGCTCCCTTCACGGGTGTTATTACCGACCGTCGCCTGTCGCCGGGTGCTTTTGTCGGGCCGGGCGGGCAGAACGGCGTCCCCATGCTGAAAATCAAACAACTCGACCGGCTACGCCTGCGCATCGCGGTTCCAGAAGCGTACCTGGGTGATATTCGCCGGGGCAATCCGGTTCAATTTTCGGTTCGTAGCTTTCCGAATCAAACCTTTACGGGACGGATCAATCGCATCGCCAACAGCGTGCGGCCCGAAACCCGTTCGGAACTGGTCGAAATCGATTTTCAGAATAAAGGCGGTAAGTTAAAACCCGGTATGTTTGCTTCGGTTCGTTTGCCCGTAAGCTCCTCCCGTGAGGGGAGCTTGTACGTACCCAAATCCGCTGTCATCAGTACGCTGGATCAGACATTTGTTCAGAAAGTGGTGGCTGGTAAAGCCGTTCGGGTGAGTGTCCAGAAAGGCGACGATTCGGCGGGTCAAATGCAAATATTTGGTGATCTAAAGGCGGGTGACGTTATCCTGAAAACGGCCAGCGAAGACCTCGCCGACCGGGCACCCGTTAAAACACAGCTTGTCAGTCGGTAA
- a CDS encoding efflux RND transporter permease subunit yields MIKAALTKPITVIVALAGVVLFAVLALLQVPVDIFPRLNLPTIYIAQPYGGMTPAQMEGFIATRYQNQLLYVSGIKAVEVKNIQGLCLVKCTFYEDVNMAQVSGEVANQVSRVMNYLPPGTVPPTVVRFDASSLPVGQLVFSSRRASLGEMQDLASTRIRPLFSQIPGASAPPPFGGNERTVVVKVDPERMRSYELTPDEIVQSVVKNNQISPAGSVQMGDYTVMTPSNTVLDKVGEFMNIPLRKGVGPTVFLRDVATIEDATDIPVGYALVNGKRSVYIPVTKSADASTMSVVSALKAKLTEMKALLPDDVQLTYEFDQSVYVTQAVHSLAVEGGLGAILTGLMVLLFLGDWRSSLIVILTIPVSILSAILLLNLTGQTINIMTLSGLALAIGILVDQATVVIENIHQHLEMGKPKARAILDACQEMSFPLLLITLCILAVFAPAFLMTGVPRGMFLPLSLSVGFSIIVSYVLSQVFVPVVANWWLKNHQHASLHELSILPDLNHQPETQQEIYEEKHPEKITGFERFKLGYLRLLDRLMGHRTLVISVYVLVCALMIGVGFTQIGQDMMPRQTHAHQFQLRIVGPQGLRIERTEELTKRVIKQIDAIVGAKNVSISSAFVGMTPSSYGTSALYVFNSGPHEAVLQINLSEEYPVESMDALKEQIRQRVRQQMPNVQLSFEPIDLTDKIMSQGAQTPIEVLVGGKDLTEGQHYANKLLARLHEIPYLRDLRINQPLSYPTVKIQVDRERAAQLGLSTDEISKSLVAATSSSRFTAKNLWLDQSKGFAYQVQIQLEQDQMKSVADIQAIPLVKGQMRPTLGDVATITPTTVPGQYDRIGPRRIITVSANINNQDLGTATRDVQAAIAAAGDPPKGSVVELRGLAQLLQETLSSLQFGLGLAIVVIFLLLAANYQSFKVASVVLVSIPAVLAGSLTLLLVTGQTLNLQSYMGIIMSVGVSVANALLLVTNAESLRLRYRDARAAARVAGAARLRPILMTALAMIAGMIPMASGLGESGEQTAPLGRAVIGGLFFSTIAALLILPVVFAAIQRKTAFDSPSLDPDDPTSTVYDGNSRVPAESTETTLTY; encoded by the coding sequence ATGATCAAAGCTGCCTTAACCAAACCTATTACGGTGATCGTCGCACTGGCGGGTGTTGTGCTGTTTGCGGTGCTGGCTCTGCTCCAGGTTCCGGTCGATATTTTTCCCCGGCTTAACCTGCCCACGATTTACATTGCCCAGCCCTACGGGGGTATGACCCCCGCTCAGATGGAGGGATTTATTGCGACTCGGTACCAGAATCAGTTGCTCTACGTATCGGGCATTAAAGCGGTGGAGGTGAAAAATATTCAGGGCCTGTGTCTAGTGAAATGTACGTTTTACGAAGACGTTAATATGGCCCAGGTATCGGGCGAAGTAGCCAATCAGGTGAGTCGGGTGATGAACTACCTGCCGCCCGGCACCGTGCCGCCCACGGTTGTGCGATTCGACGCGTCGAGCCTGCCCGTAGGCCAATTAGTGTTCAGCAGCCGCCGGGCATCGCTGGGCGAGATGCAGGATCTGGCCTCGACCCGTATTCGCCCCCTGTTTTCACAGATTCCAGGCGCATCCGCTCCTCCGCCATTCGGGGGTAACGAACGAACCGTGGTGGTGAAAGTCGATCCCGAACGGATGCGCAGCTATGAGTTGACCCCTGACGAAATTGTGCAGTCGGTGGTCAAAAACAACCAGATTTCTCCTGCGGGTAGCGTTCAGATGGGCGATTATACCGTCATGACGCCCAGTAATACGGTACTCGACAAAGTAGGGGAGTTTATGAACATTCCCTTACGGAAAGGGGTTGGGCCAACCGTGTTTCTGCGGGATGTCGCAACAATAGAAGACGCCACCGACATACCCGTAGGCTACGCGCTGGTCAACGGCAAACGGTCGGTTTATATTCCGGTCACTAAAAGCGCCGATGCCTCTACGATGAGCGTTGTGAGCGCGCTGAAAGCCAAACTCACCGAAATGAAAGCGTTACTGCCCGATGATGTGCAGCTCACCTACGAATTTGACCAGTCGGTCTACGTCACGCAGGCCGTGCATAGTCTGGCCGTTGAGGGAGGATTAGGCGCTATCTTGACGGGCCTGATGGTGCTGCTGTTTCTGGGCGACTGGCGCAGTTCGCTGATTGTTATTCTGACGATTCCGGTGTCGATTCTGAGCGCTATTTTGCTGCTCAACTTGACGGGACAGACTATCAATATTATGACCCTGTCGGGTCTGGCGCTGGCCATCGGCATTCTGGTCGATCAGGCAACGGTGGTGATTGAAAACATTCACCAGCACCTGGAGATGGGAAAACCCAAAGCCCGCGCTATTCTGGATGCCTGTCAGGAAATGTCGTTTCCACTGCTGCTCATTACGCTCTGTATTCTGGCCGTTTTCGCCCCGGCTTTTCTGATGACGGGCGTACCTCGGGGCATGTTCCTACCGCTCTCACTATCGGTTGGCTTTTCGATCATTGTCTCCTATGTACTCTCGCAAGTGTTTGTGCCGGTAGTGGCTAACTGGTGGCTCAAAAACCACCAACACGCCAGCCTACACGAGCTAAGCATCCTGCCCGATCTGAATCATCAGCCCGAAACCCAGCAAGAAATATACGAAGAAAAGCATCCCGAAAAAATAACCGGTTTTGAGCGCTTCAAGCTAGGCTATCTACGGTTGCTAGATAGATTGATGGGCCATCGAACGTTGGTCATCAGCGTTTATGTATTGGTTTGTGCGCTCATGATCGGCGTCGGCTTCACCCAGATTGGCCAGGATATGATGCCCCGGCAAACTCACGCGCACCAGTTTCAGCTGCGGATCGTGGGGCCACAGGGTCTACGCATCGAACGGACGGAAGAGCTGACCAAGCGGGTGATTAAGCAGATTGATGCGATTGTGGGAGCCAAAAATGTGTCTATTTCATCGGCCTTTGTGGGGATGACGCCCTCCAGTTACGGCACCAGTGCGCTGTATGTATTCAACTCCGGGCCGCACGAAGCCGTTCTGCAAATTAATCTCTCGGAGGAGTATCCGGTCGAGTCGATGGACGCGCTGAAAGAACAGATCCGTCAGCGGGTTCGTCAGCAGATGCCCAACGTCCAGTTGTCGTTTGAACCCATCGATTTGACCGATAAGATTATGAGTCAGGGGGCCCAAACGCCCATCGAAGTATTGGTGGGCGGCAAAGACCTTACAGAAGGTCAGCACTACGCCAATAAATTGCTGGCCCGTTTGCACGAGATTCCGTACCTGCGTGATCTGCGCATCAACCAGCCGCTTAGTTATCCGACGGTAAAGATTCAGGTGGACCGCGAGCGGGCCGCTCAACTGGGTCTGAGTACCGATGAGATTTCCAAATCGCTGGTGGCCGCGACGTCGTCCAGCCGTTTCACCGCGAAAAATCTATGGCTCGATCAATCGAAAGGATTTGCCTATCAGGTGCAAATTCAGTTAGAGCAGGATCAGATGAAATCGGTGGCTGATATTCAGGCTATTCCCCTGGTAAAAGGGCAAATGCGGCCCACCCTTGGCGACGTAGCGACGATTACGCCCACGACCGTGCCGGGTCAATACGACCGCATTGGTCCCCGGCGGATCATTACCGTATCGGCCAACATCAATAACCAGGATTTAGGCACGGCCACGCGGGATGTACAGGCGGCAATCGCAGCGGCTGGCGATCCACCGAAAGGCTCCGTGGTTGAATTACGGGGATTGGCGCAACTGCTTCAGGAAACACTCAGCAGCCTGCAATTCGGACTAGGGCTGGCCATTGTCGTAATCTTTCTGTTGCTGGCGGCCAACTATCAATCTTTTAAAGTGGCCAGCGTCGTGCTGGTTAGCATTCCGGCCGTGCTGGCGGGCTCACTCACGCTGCTTTTAGTAACGGGTCAGACGCTGAATCTGCAATCCTACATGGGCATTATCATGTCAGTGGGCGTGTCGGTGGCGAATGCGTTGTTGCTGGTGACCAACGCCGAATCCCTGCGGCTACGGTACCGGGATGCCCGGGCGGCTGCGCGGGTGGCGGGGGCCGCCCGGCTAAGACCGATTTTAATGACTGCCCTGGCCATGATTGCCGGGATGATTCCGATGGCCAGTGGGCTGGGTGAGTCCGGCGAACAAACCGCTCCGCTGGGTCGGGCCGTGATTGGGGGTCTGTTTTTTTCGACGATTGCGGCTCTGCTGATTCTACCCGTCGTTTTTGCGGCCATACAACGTAAAACAGCGTTCGATTCGCCCTCCCTTGACCCGGATGATCCGACCAGTACAGTCTACGATGGTAATTCCAGAGTACCTGCTGAGTCGACCGAAACCACACTTACCTACTAA
- a CDS encoding TolC family protein: MISCWTGQSLAQSAVNPAGSSNRITLPEALEMAQTSYPSLRGKQATIRAAEADAQMLNLALLPQAGVQAQTLNATSNQVRGAYVSNGGLLLPISGVRTDGFNNQATWTSGVSMVVDWEAITFGRRQARRSQARLAIEQANADYEGELFTHQVRVCDAYLLALNAKKSVDIQTANLQRAQELQRIIRASTEGGLRPGIDSAVANAEVARARLQVLESQQVAQQQVLRLTELIGQPNPTAQLDSMAFYNQLPQLPLAPGSNPALHPQLRVFQKTIELGRANETLLKAGALPSISVLGSLQGRGSGISEQAQPDGTFRIDPSLGAGLPLRSYNYILGVTAIWRPTDLWRTKYALSAQKERVNASQQAYDQQALGIQAASQNAILQLQLAQARAQQAPLQLDAAQQAYIQSQARYESGLDNIQALTQTSALLNRAEVDQALVTNSVWRALLLRAATVGDLDSFLQQLPR; encoded by the coding sequence TTGATTAGTTGCTGGACTGGTCAAAGTCTGGCACAATCGGCCGTCAATCCGGCTGGTTCATCAAACCGGATTACGCTACCTGAAGCACTGGAAATGGCCCAGACCAGTTACCCCAGCCTGCGCGGAAAACAAGCCACCATTCGGGCTGCCGAAGCCGATGCCCAGATGTTGAACCTGGCCCTGTTGCCCCAGGCCGGTGTGCAGGCGCAGACCTTGAATGCTACCTCCAATCAGGTTCGCGGAGCCTACGTGTCCAATGGGGGGCTGCTGCTGCCGATATCGGGCGTACGGACCGATGGATTTAATAACCAGGCTACCTGGACCAGCGGGGTGTCGATGGTCGTGGATTGGGAAGCCATTACGTTTGGTCGCCGGCAGGCCCGGCGGAGTCAGGCCCGATTGGCGATTGAACAGGCGAACGCTGATTATGAAGGGGAACTGTTCACTCACCAGGTACGGGTTTGTGACGCCTATCTGTTAGCGCTGAATGCCAAAAAATCGGTGGACATCCAAACCGCCAATCTTCAACGGGCGCAGGAGCTTCAGCGGATCATTCGGGCCAGTACGGAGGGTGGCCTACGACCAGGCATCGACAGTGCCGTGGCCAATGCCGAAGTGGCCCGGGCCCGGCTGCAAGTGCTGGAGAGTCAGCAGGTAGCTCAGCAACAGGTACTTCGGTTAACCGAATTGATTGGTCAGCCCAATCCGACCGCGCAACTGGACTCTATGGCGTTTTATAACCAGCTCCCTCAACTGCCCCTGGCGCCCGGCAGCAATCCGGCCCTTCACCCCCAATTACGAGTCTTCCAAAAGACGATTGAACTGGGTCGGGCGAATGAAACCTTGCTAAAGGCGGGGGCACTACCCTCCATTTCGGTGCTGGGATCGCTTCAGGGACGCGGCTCGGGCATCAGTGAACAGGCTCAGCCCGACGGGACGTTCCGAATCGATCCTTCGCTGGGTGCTGGCTTACCCTTACGATCTTATAATTATATACTTGGGGTGACGGCCATCTGGCGGCCCACCGACTTATGGCGAACTAAATATGCGCTGTCGGCCCAAAAGGAACGGGTTAATGCCAGTCAGCAAGCCTACGACCAGCAGGCACTGGGGATTCAGGCCGCTAGTCAAAACGCCATTCTCCAGCTGCAACTGGCGCAGGCCCGCGCCCAGCAGGCCCCTCTGCAACTGGATGCCGCCCAGCAGGCGTATATTCAATCGCAGGCCCGCTATGAATCGGGTCTGGACAATATTCAGGCGCTGACCCAAACGAGTGCGCTGCTCAACCGGGCTGAGGTCGATCAGGCACTGGTGACCAATAGTGTCTGGCGGGCGCTGCTGCTTCGGGCCGCTACGGTCGGTGATTTAGATTCCTTCCTTCAACAACTTCCCCGCTAA
- a CDS encoding sensor histidine kinase, whose product MQIKHKLILWFSTLVASILLIFSVYVYSTYANFRQRSIEDRLARKARVTEQLLTLKGAVAGSVITSMPEQVEFVYSPADSLMYASQPANDFVASAAFRQRVRRERLIRFSYKSPGHTYPKDGVALTYAGVSPAPDGRQYVAIATAYDQDGYQRQKDLRDLFIGGNVVAIGLVILLGYVFSRQALKPLNNLIDQINTPAASPLPFRLQADNPQDEVGVLAQAFNDLLTRQERLVENQRSFIAQASHELRTPLTTIKGWLETSILYDSDADNIKRGMAKAVSELDKLTALANGLLQLARIDGVDAQLDRQPLELVDMVLDAADTLGKQRVGQALSVQLSDGILEQPMPVTVWGNAYLLKTALLNLLDNAAKYSDGQPVTLLLEMDTEERVRVRIEDRGIGLTPGEEDRVLLPLVRGSNVQAIDGFGIGLTLAHRIISLHQGRLRLRPRPGGGTLTEVILPLHRV is encoded by the coding sequence ATGCAGATCAAACACAAGCTCATTCTCTGGTTCTCCACTCTGGTGGCGAGTATTCTGCTCATTTTTTCGGTCTATGTCTATAGTACCTACGCCAATTTCCGCCAGCGATCCATTGAGGACCGGCTGGCGCGCAAAGCCCGCGTCACCGAGCAATTGCTGACACTTAAAGGAGCGGTGGCAGGTAGTGTCATTACGTCCATGCCCGAGCAGGTTGAGTTTGTTTATTCCCCCGCCGACAGTTTGATGTATGCCAGTCAGCCAGCCAACGATTTTGTGGCCTCGGCTGCATTTCGGCAGCGCGTTCGGCGCGAGCGGCTGATTCGGTTTAGCTACAAGAGTCCCGGCCATACCTACCCCAAAGATGGCGTCGCGCTGACCTACGCGGGTGTCTCGCCCGCTCCCGATGGCCGGCAATACGTAGCCATTGCTACCGCCTATGATCAGGATGGGTATCAGCGCCAGAAGGATCTGCGCGACCTGTTTATCGGGGGTAATGTGGTGGCTATTGGCCTGGTGATTTTGCTGGGATACGTCTTTTCCCGGCAGGCCCTCAAACCGCTCAACAACCTGATCGATCAGATTAATACGCCCGCAGCCAGTCCATTGCCCTTCCGGCTCCAGGCTGATAATCCGCAGGACGAAGTAGGCGTACTGGCCCAGGCCTTCAATGACTTGCTCACCCGGCAGGAGCGGCTGGTAGAGAATCAACGTTCCTTTATTGCTCAGGCTTCGCACGAACTACGCACCCCGCTAACGACGATTAAGGGCTGGCTGGAAACGTCCATTTTGTATGACAGCGACGCCGATAATATCAAGCGGGGTATGGCTAAAGCGGTTAGTGAACTGGACAAACTGACTGCGTTAGCCAATGGTCTGCTGCAACTGGCCCGCATTGATGGCGTTGATGCGCAGCTCGACCGCCAACCCCTCGAACTGGTCGACATGGTGCTCGATGCGGCTGATACCCTGGGCAAGCAACGCGTCGGGCAAGCCTTGTCCGTTCAACTCAGCGATGGTATCCTCGAACAGCCAATGCCCGTTACGGTATGGGGTAACGCGTACCTGCTCAAAACAGCCCTGCTGAATCTGTTGGACAATGCGGCCAAATACTCCGATGGGCAGCCCGTTACGCTGCTGCTGGAAATGGATACCGAAGAAAGGGTTCGTGTCCGCATCGAAGACCGGGGTATCGGCCTGACGCCGGGTGAAGAGGATCGGGTGTTACTGCCATTGGTCCGCGGGTCTAACGTACAGGCCATCGATGGGTTCGGGATTGGGTTGACCCTGGCCCATCGCATTATTTCCCTGCACCAGGGGCGGCTCCGTCTACGGCCGCGCCCCGGTGGAGGCACCCTCACCGAAGTCATCCTGCCGTTGCATCGGGTATAA
- a CDS encoding response regulator transcription factor, whose protein sequence is MKILLVEDEVSLASFIRKGVESEGYEIDLAYDGVVGKSLADNNTYDVIVLDVNLPYINGFELCRYIKRDSPRQSIMLLTALDSLPDKENGFGAGADDYLVKPFEFRELMLRIKALARRNSDFTGMKTILRVADLVLDTEGHSVTRAGQRIDLTAREYALLEYLMINQGRTVSRVDIAEKVWDLHFDTNTNVIEVYINYLRKKIDKEFSPKLLHTIVGMGYVLRG, encoded by the coding sequence ATGAAGATCCTACTTGTTGAAGACGAAGTAAGTCTGGCCTCGTTCATTCGTAAGGGGGTAGAGAGTGAAGGCTATGAAATTGATCTGGCTTACGATGGCGTGGTCGGCAAGAGTTTGGCGGACAACAATACTTACGACGTCATTGTACTGGATGTTAACCTGCCGTATATCAACGGCTTTGAGCTGTGTCGCTATATCAAGCGGGATTCGCCCCGCCAATCGATTATGCTACTAACGGCGCTGGATAGTCTGCCCGATAAAGAAAATGGATTCGGGGCGGGGGCCGATGACTACCTGGTGAAACCCTTCGAATTTCGTGAGCTGATGCTGCGGATCAAAGCACTGGCCCGGCGAAACAGTGACTTTACGGGTATGAAAACAATACTTCGAGTAGCGGATCTGGTACTTGATACCGAAGGGCATTCGGTTACCCGGGCGGGTCAGCGTATCGACCTGACGGCCCGTGAATATGCCTTACTGGAGTACCTGATGATCAATCAGGGACGAACCGTGAGCCGGGTCGACATTGCTGAAAAAGTGTGGGACCTGCATTTTGATACCAATACCAATGTAATTGAGGTGTATATCAATTACCTGCGCAAAAAAATCGATAAAGAGTTCAGCCCGAAGCTGTTGCATACCATTGTGGGCATGGGCTACGTTTTACGCGGCTAG
- a CDS encoding chloride channel protein: MRVNDELILFFTVLKWLFIASLIGCLVGFVASGFILFLHYVIEQSNHYQRIFYLLPLSFFLANLLSQFVLKRHLGTDTLIDAINKHYGKLEGSFIPTKVVNVVLILATGGSAGKESPCAQIGAGIGSVCANLFRVDDADRRKMVLCGFCAGFACVFGAPMAGALFGIEVLAVGVIFYDVLLPAFIASLTAYQVSSALGVTFFYYPLTFIPAFGQGFFIQLLAGGLFFGLCAYTLIRAIRQSTAFTNSLPLWRPWKGLLGGLILVGLTLTFSRDYLGLGLNLMEDCIKGLQVSPYAFLLKALFTIITLSISRSGSVITPILFIGATAGSFFSDLVGADQSTFAAIGFVSLLAGTTNTPIASSILAIELFGATVAPYAAVSCVISFLMSGHQSLYASQRLVIPKSEALAAEPGKPIGNLKSSGQPTEIQLPAWLRRIRLFLKR, translated from the coding sequence ATGCGCGTCAATGATGAACTGATCCTTTTTTTTACAGTCCTTAAATGGCTATTTATTGCCAGCCTCATCGGTTGTCTGGTTGGTTTTGTCGCGTCGGGATTTATTCTCTTTCTTCACTACGTCATTGAGCAAAGCAATCACTACCAACGGATTTTTTATCTGTTGCCGCTGAGTTTTTTTCTCGCCAATCTGCTCAGCCAGTTCGTTCTGAAAAGACACTTGGGAACCGATACCCTGATTGACGCAATCAATAAACACTACGGTAAACTGGAGGGTAGTTTTATCCCAACGAAAGTCGTTAATGTGGTCCTGATACTGGCCACGGGGGGCTCGGCGGGAAAAGAAAGCCCCTGCGCCCAGATTGGGGCGGGCATCGGCAGCGTGTGCGCCAACCTGTTTCGAGTCGATGATGCTGATCGCCGGAAGATGGTCCTCTGCGGCTTTTGCGCTGGATTTGCCTGTGTCTTCGGCGCGCCCATGGCGGGGGCTTTATTTGGGATCGAGGTGCTGGCCGTTGGGGTTATTTTTTATGACGTGTTACTACCCGCCTTCATTGCTTCTCTTACTGCCTATCAGGTTTCGTCGGCCCTGGGTGTCACCTTCTTTTACTATCCTCTGACGTTTATTCCGGCTTTTGGTCAGGGCTTTTTCATTCAGCTTCTGGCGGGGGGGCTCTTTTTTGGCCTGTGCGCCTACACCCTGATTCGGGCTATTCGGCAAAGTACAGCATTTACCAATTCACTTCCGCTCTGGCGACCCTGGAAAGGCTTATTGGGCGGACTTATTCTTGTTGGCTTAACCCTTACGTTTTCACGGGACTACTTGGGGCTGGGTCTGAATCTGATGGAAGACTGCATCAAAGGGCTACAGGTGAGCCCGTATGCGTTTCTGCTTAAAGCTTTGTTTACGATTATTACTTTAAGCATTAGCCGGAGTGGCAGTGTCATTACACCGATCCTGTTTATCGGTGCTACGGCGGGAAGCTTTTTTTCTGACCTGGTTGGGGCAGACCAATCTACGTTCGCGGCTATCGGATTCGTAAGTCTTTTAGCCGGGACAACCAATACACCCATTGCGTCGAGCATCCTGGCGATTGAGTTGTTTGGCGCGACCGTTGCGCCTTATGCAGCCGTGTCCTGTGTTATTAGTTTTCTGATGTCGGGTCATCAAAGCTTATACGCTTCCCAGCGATTAGTCATCCCTAAATCAGAGGCCCTGGCGGCTGAACCCGGGAAGCCAATCGGCAACTTAAAATCGAGTGGCCAACCTACTGAAATACAACTGCCCGCCTGGCTACGACGAATCAGGTTATTTCTCAAAAGATAG